One window of the Bubalus kerabau isolate K-KA32 ecotype Philippines breed swamp buffalo chromosome 9, PCC_UOA_SB_1v2, whole genome shotgun sequence genome contains the following:
- the CASP8AP2 gene encoding CASP8-associated protein 2 isoform X2, with amino-acid sequence MQLLGFHSRSLCGPSREFGKGRGRGLAQYLRWRLSERNRIMAADDDNGDGTSLFHVFSASPLKNNDEGSLDIYAGLDSAGSDSASKSSVPSRNCLDLYEEILTEEGTAKEATYNDLQAEYGKCQLQMKELMKKFKEIQTQNFSLKNENQSLKKNISALIKTARVEINRKDEEINNLHQRLSEFPHFRNNHKTSRTSDLVKTKDLKSRSPHLDDSSKTDHRVKSDVSKDVHYSTSLPNHEKEGKSHCEKKSTLHLPTSVEKHSTNGIWSRFHYQVGESNSNEDHRRGRKDSRHSQYNRGTDRIRKDLSTSYGDGEPRNTEASQRLQGHPEKYGKGEPKAESKTAKLKSNTDLDYKNERISSSWEKESSRNKSHTRLESQSDKKLERQSERSQNVNRRELKSQDKEERKVDQKSKSVGKGQDHWRRSERAVLPHSKNEPSKSSHNSNKYHLEERRGWEDCKRDRAVSNHNFQEGRCPSSLLASRTHKHIDSTEVDSVHQRENAPFRAERHRTEEKRKRERENKEENKHIRNEERVPSGHLQKTNKETKKTTTDLKRQNEPKNDKGEVSNNDVSEGANNKEPAVRTESALNEPQNKDLKLSFMEKLNLTLSPAKKQPVSQDNQHTVTDTPQSCDICDSESLVQAKTVTCVPSVSDHITEETKSELLEPKDALTAAFQPRTSISERKVEENSLSVASVENTVPCDTPICGTETSFSAPVEMEPSESSLSSSTEMEQTVNGSRAAVPMKIDTAQTNVSQNIGLELDSKRNSDLNSCSISQETEMKEAFSTNVTKSSESILQPSVEETDILSAVLSEGGTPKLEPSLVDPPLVENKSCHLDPCLPRETPESSLQRTELMDDTMEVGETNSVYHDDENSVLSIDFNQLRPIPEAISPLNSPVRPVAKVLRLESASQVPLYNNNHKDVFLPNSAHSTSTSQSDLNKENQKPICKSDKFAEADSHKNSSLDELEEGEIISDNEKPEPQSFDKSAKPRASTEVQNTKTSPESRKSSVRLDKDNRKISSMKMHQTKSRWNRRRSESSRSSKTEKKERSMSTSSLEKIVPIIVTPSSVREIMHMLRMIRKHVRKNYMKFKVKFSLIQFHRIIESAILSFTSLIKYLDLSKISKSVTTLQKNLCDVIESKLKQVKKNGIVDRLFEQQLPDMKKKLWKFVDEQLDYLFTKLKKIFVKFCDSMNVGSDSDEGKLEKKSKEKARSSHCQKGNINNLGKEMLKEKSPKSEDYGSSKYSVGCKKSEEKHQEQKNSNSNTIKHDIKKTANTCFDNMKNPQSEVHSLEPNCLSTPKPGKIEGSTTEDAQTSQLVPLKPERSFEILTEQQASSLTFNLVSDAQMGEIFKSLLQGSDLLDNSVNCNEKNEWELKTPEKQLLESLKCESIPACTTEELVSGVVSPCPKIISDDNWSLLSSEKGPSLSSGLSLPVHPDVLDENCMFEVSTNIALSKDNVCGSEKSKPCISSILLEDLAVSLTVPSPLKSDGHLSFLKPEALSNSTPEEVISAHFSEDALLEEEDASEQDIHLALESDNSSSKSSCSSSWTSRPVAPGFQYHPNLPMHAVIMEKSNDHFIVKIRRAAPSTSPTLVQNTVADEYLPRVEKEADEAVEKEYISCQNRVFKSVEELKNSSKNVDGRLVHEEQDCVIQTEVPDIYEFLKDASGKVSQSTEEAEECLKLHQVWEPKVPESIEELPPVEEIPHSVEDHLPSTCIDLTKDPVTETKKLGELVKVTVLNIDQLGCSGSSVDQNAPVLDNMQPETVDTFIDLTQDVSSDSKNEGNHPAVVVEDLGCPVICVDEDNSKEENVQVANRPLECVIEEACIDLTLEASSLGEVKKDDLNSESALNSNSSELPGMLDNPHKKRRNLSDLNPSSQKKQRKETDLTSREKTKKITQDSGENGNAHRRKASKKKAPSVTKDPSSLKESPGTKDASAASATSFTSLSAKNVIKKKGEIIVSWTRNDDREILLECQKKGPSLKTFTHLAAKLNKNPYQVSERFQQLMKLFEKSKCR; translated from the exons ATGCAGCTTCTGGGTTTTCACTCCAGATCCCTCTGTGGTCCTTCGAGAGAATTCGGGAAGGGGCGGGGGCGAGGACTAGCGCAG TACCTTAGATGGCGACTATCAGAAAGAAATAGGATCATGGCAGCAGATGATGACAATGGTGATGGAACAAGTTTATTTCATGTCTTTTCTG cttctcctcttaaaaataatgatgaagGTTCTTTGGACATATATGCTGGGTTGGACAGTGCTGGTTCTG aCAGTGCATCCAAATCCTCTGTACCATCCAGGAATTGTCTGGATTTATATGAAGAAATCCTGACTGAAGAAGGAACTGCAAAGGAGGCAACATATAATGAT TTGCAGGCAGAATATGGAAAATGTCAGCTGCAAATGAAAGAGCTGatgaaaaagtttaaagaaatacaGACACAG aattttagcttaaaaaatgaaaaccagtCCCTTAAGAAAAATATCTCAGCACTTATCAAAACAGCCAGAGTGGAAATAAACCGCAaggatgaagaaataaataatctTCACCAAAG ACTGTCAGAGTTTCCACATTTTCGGAATAATCATAAAACTTCAAGGACATCAGATCTAGTTAAAACAAAAGATCTTAAATCCAGATCTCCCCATTTGGATGACTCTTCAAAGACTGATCACAGAGTGAAAAGTGATGTTTCTAAAGATGTACATTACAGCACTTCACTGCCAAAccatgaaaaggaaggaaaatcacACTGTGAAAAAAAGAGCACTTTGCATTTGCCTACATCTGTTGAAAAACACTCCACCAATGGCATTTGGTCACGTTTCCATTATCAGGTTGGTGAGAGCAATTCAAATGAGGATcatagaagaggaaggaaagatagTCGACATAGCCAGTACAACCGGGGGACTGACAGAATACGAAAAGACTTGAGCACTAGCTATGGTGATGGTGAACCGAGGAACACAGAGGCCAGTCAGAGGCTACAAGGACATCCTGAGAAATATGGTAAAGGTGAACCAAAGGCTGAAAGCAAAACGGCAAAGTTGAAAAGTAACACGGATTTAGATTATAAAAATGAGCGCATCAGCTCTTCTTGGGAGAAAGAAAGCTCTAGAAACAAGTCACACACTCGACTAGAATCTCAAAGTGACAAAAAACTCGAAAGACAAAGTGAAAGATCACAAAATGTAAATAGAAGAGAACTTAAATCAcaagacaaagaagaaagaaaagttgaTCAGAAGTCGAAATCAGTAGGGAAAGGCCAGGATCATTGGAGAAGATCTGAACGAGCGGTGCTTCCGCATTCCAAAAATGAACCATCAAAGTCTTCACACAATTCAAATAAATACCATCTAGAGGAGAGAAGAGGCTGGGAAGATTGTAAAAGAGACAGGGCTGTAAGTAATCATAATTTTCAAGAAGGAAGATGTCCGTCTTCTCTTTTAGCCAGTAGAACTCACAAACACATTGATTCCACAGAAGTTGATTCTGTGCACCAGCGGGAAAATGCACCTTTCAGAGCAGAAAGGCACAGAactgaagaaaagaggaaaagggaacgagagaacaaagaagaaaataagcatatcagaaatgaagaaagagTACCTTCAGGACATTTGCAGAAGACTAacaaagaaactaagaaaacCACCACAGACTTAAAGAGACAGAATGAGCCAAAAAATGATAAAGGGGAAGTCTCTAACAATGATGTTTCTGAAGGAGCAAATAATAAGGAGCCAGCAGTTAGAACTGAGAGTGCCCTAAATGAACCACAAAACAAAGACTTAAAGTTGAGCTTTATGGAAAAATTGAACTTAACTCTTTCTCCTGCTAAAAAGCAGCCTGTTTCTCAGGATAATCAGCATACAGTAACTGACACTCCCCAATCCTGTGACATATGTGATTCTGAGTCATTGGTGCAGGCTAAGACTGTGACATGTGTTCCCTCTGTCAGTGACCATATCACAGAGGAAACCAAATCTGAGTTATTGGAACCAAAGGATGCTCTTACAGCAGCATTTCAACCCAGGACCAGTATTTCAGAACGGAAAGTAGAAGAAAATAGTTTGTCTGTTGCATCTGTGGAGAATACTGTGCCTTGTGACACACCCATATGTGGCACAGAGACTTCCTTCTCAGCACCTGTGGAAATGGAACCATCAGAATCTTCGTTATCTTCATCCACAGAAATGGAACAGACTGTTAATGGTTCCAGGGCAGCAGTTCCTATGAAAATAGACACAGCACAGACAAATGTTTCTCAGAACATTGGCTTGGAATTGGATAGCAAAAGAAACAGTGACTTAAATTCTTGTAgtatttctcaagagacagaaatGAAGGAGGCTTTTTCAACAAATGTGACCAAATCCAGTGAAAGCATTTTGCAGCCTTCAGTTGAAGAAACTGACATTCTGTCAGCCGTCCTTTCAGAAGGTGGTACACCAAAACTTGAGCCTTCTCTTGTAGACCCACCACTGGTTGAGAATAAGTCTTGTCATTTGGATCCTTGCTTACCTAGAGAGACTCCAGAATCTTCACTTCAGCGGACTGAGTTAATGGATGACACAATGGAAGTTGGTGAAACAAACTCAGTATATCATGATGATGAGAACTCAGTTCTGAGCATTGACTTTAATCAGCTGAGACCTATTCCAGAAGCCATCAGTCCTCTGAATAGTCCAGTGAGACCTGTAGCAAAAGTTCTTAGACTGGAAAGTGCATCTCAAGTtccattatataataataatcataaag ATGTGTTTCTACCAAATTCAGCTCATTCTACCTCCACAAGTCAGTCTGATCTCAACAAGGAAAATCAAAAGCCAATATGCAAATCTGACAAATTTGCAGAAGCAGACTCCCACAAGAATTCATCTTTAGATGAATTAGAAGAAGGAGAAATTATAAGTGACAATGAAAAACCTGAACCACAAAGTTTTGACAAAAGTGCCAAACCAAGAGCTTCTACAGAAGTGCAGAACACAAAAACTAGCCCAGAAAGTAGGAAAAGCTCTGTGCGTTTGGATAAAGACAATAGGAAGATATCCTCTATGAAAATGCATCAGACCAAAAGCAGATGGAACAGAAGACGAAGTGAATCCAGCAGATCttcaaaaacagagaagaaagagaggtcAATGAGCACTTCCAGCCTGGAAAAAATAGTTCCAATCATTGTCACACCCTCTTCTGTCCGAGAGATTATGCACATGTTACGAATGATAAGAAAACATGTAaggaaaaattatatgaaattcaaggtAAAATTTTCATTAATACAATTTCATAGAATTATTGAGTCAGCAATTTTGAGTTTTACATCACTAATTAAATACCTGGACTTGTCCAAAATATCTAAGTCAGTGACTACTTTACAGAAGAATCTCTGTGATGTTATAGAATCCAAACTCAAGCAAGTTAAAAAGAATGGCATCGTGGATCGTTTATTTGAACAGCAGCTGccagatatgaaaaaaaaattgtggaaatTTGTAGATGAACAGCTTGATTATTTGTTTACAAAACTTAAGAAAATCTTTGTAAagttttgtgactccatgaatgtTGGCAGTGATAGTGACGAAGGAAAGcttgaaaagaaaagtaaagagaaagcaCGATCTTCACACTGTCAGAAGGGGAATATAAACAACTTGGGCAAAGAAATGTTGAAAGAGAAATCCCCCAAATCAGAAGATTATGGTTCTTCTAAGTATTCGGTTGGTTGTAAAAAATCTGAGGAAAAACATCAAGAGCAAAAGAATTCCAATAGTAACACAATAAAGCATGACATTAAAAAGACTGCTAACACTTGCTTTGATAATATGAAGAATCCTCAATCTGAAGTGCATTCCTTGGAACCAAACTGCCTGAGCACCCCAAAGccaggaaaaattgaaggtagcACCACAGAGGATGCCCAGACATCCCAGCTTGTGCCTTTGAAGCCAGAACGCAGTTTTGAGATTCTTACCGAACAGCAGGCATCTAGCCTTACATTTAATTTAGTGAGTGATGCACAGATGGGAGAGATATTTAAAAGTTTGTTGCAAGGTTCTGATCTTTTGGACAACAGTGTTAActgtaatgaaaaaaatgagTGGGAGTTAAAGACACCAGAGAAACAGCTGCTAGAGAGTCTCAAATGTGAATCTATACCAGCTTGTACAACTGAAGAGCTCGTTTCAGGGGTGGTTTCTCCCTGCCCTAAGATAATCAGTGATGACAACTGGTCCTTACTGTCATCTGAGAAAGGTCCATCTCTGTCTTCAGGGCTTTCATTGCCAGTTCATCCGGATGTGTTGGATGAAAATTGTATGTTTGAAGTGTCCACTAACATAGCTTTAAGTAAAGATAATGTATGTGGTTCAGAAAAGAGCAAGCCCTGCATTTCTTCCATACTTCTTGAGGATCTAGCCGTCTCTTTAACAGTACCATCGCCTCTGAAGTCAGATGGCCATCTCAGTTTTTTAAAGCCAGAAGCTTTGTCTAATTCAACGCCTGAAGAAGTTATTAGTGCCCATTTTAGTGAGGATGCCTTACTGGAGGAAGAGGATGCATCTGAACAGGATATTCATTTAGCCCTGGAGTCTGATAATTCAAGCAGTAAATCAAGTTGTTCTTCATCATGGACAAGCCGGCCTGTTGCTCCAGGCTTTCAGTACCACCCTAACCTCCCCATGCACGCTGTCATAATGGAAAAGTCCAATGATCACTTCATTGTGAAAATTCGGCGTGCGGCACCATCTACCTCCCCTACTCTTGTACAGAATACAGTGGCTGATGAATATCTGCCGAGAGTGGAAAAGGAAGCTGATGAAGCAGTGGAGAAAGAATATATTTCATGTCAGAACAGAGTTTTTAAATCTGTGGAGGAACTGAAAAATTCCAGTAAGAATGTTGATGGCAGATTAGTTCATGAGGAACAAGACTGTGTGATACAAACAGAAGTTCCTGACATATATGAATTTCTTAAAGATGCTTCAGGTAAAGTGAGTCAAAGTACCGAAGAGGCTGAAGAATGTTTGAAGTTGCATCAAGTATGGGAACCAAAAGTGCCTGAAAGCATTGAAGAATTGCCTCCAGTGGAAGAAATTCCACATTCTGTTGAGGATCATCTTCCAAGCACATGTATAGACCTCACAAAAGATCCAGTCACCGAGACCAAAAAGTTGGGGGAATTAGTAAAAGTAACAGTTTTAAATATTGATCAGTTGGGATGTTCTGGAAGTAGTGTGGATCAAAATGCTCCAGTATTAGACAATATGCAGCCTGAAACTGTTGATACTTTTATTGATTTGACACAAGATGTTTCAAGTGACAGTAAAAATGAAGGTAACCATCCTGCTGTAGTTGTTGAAGACTTGGGGTGTCCAGTGATATGTGTCGATGAAGATAACTCGAAGGAAGAAAATGTGCAGGTGGCGAACAGGCCTTTGGAATGTGTCATTGAGGAGGCCTGTATCGATCTAACCTTGGAAGCTTCCAGTTTGGGTGAAGTGAAAAAGGATGATTTAAACTCAGAGTCAGCATTGAATTCCAATAGTTCAGAGTTGCCTGGGATGTTGGATAACCCtcacaaaaagagaagaaatcttTCTGATCTAAATCCTTCTTCtcagaaaaaacagagaaaggaaacagactTAACCAGTAGGgaaaagaccaaaaaaattaCCCAAGACTCTGGTGAGAATGGTAATGCTCATCGAAGGAAAGCCAGTAAGAAAAAGGCCCCTTCAGTGACTAAAGACCCCTCATCATTAAAGGAAAGCCCGGGGACTAAGGATGCATCAGCAGCATCTGCCACTTCTTTTACAAGCCTTTCTGCAAAGAATGTTATTAAAAAGAAGGGAGAAATTATAGTTTCGTGGACAAG
- the CASP8AP2 gene encoding CASP8-associated protein 2 isoform X7 — protein MQLLGFHSRSLCGPSREFGKGRGRGLAQYLRWRLSERNRIMAADDDNGDGTSLFHVFSASPLKNNDEGSLDIYAGLDSAGSDSASKSSVPSRNCLDLYEEILTEEGTAKEATYNDLQAEYGKCQLQMKELMKKFKEIQTQNFSLKNENQSLKKNISALIKTARVEINRKDEEINNLHQRCVSTKFSSFYLHKSV, from the exons ATGCAGCTTCTGGGTTTTCACTCCAGATCCCTCTGTGGTCCTTCGAGAGAATTCGGGAAGGGGCGGGGGCGAGGACTAGCGCAG TACCTTAGATGGCGACTATCAGAAAGAAATAGGATCATGGCAGCAGATGATGACAATGGTGATGGAACAAGTTTATTTCATGTCTTTTCTG cttctcctcttaaaaataatgatgaagGTTCTTTGGACATATATGCTGGGTTGGACAGTGCTGGTTCTG aCAGTGCATCCAAATCCTCTGTACCATCCAGGAATTGTCTGGATTTATATGAAGAAATCCTGACTGAAGAAGGAACTGCAAAGGAGGCAACATATAATGAT TTGCAGGCAGAATATGGAAAATGTCAGCTGCAAATGAAAGAGCTGatgaaaaagtttaaagaaatacaGACACAG aattttagcttaaaaaatgaaaaccagtCCCTTAAGAAAAATATCTCAGCACTTATCAAAACAGCCAGAGTGGAAATAAACCGCAaggatgaagaaataaataatctTCACCAAAG ATGTGTTTCTACCAAATTCAGCTCATTCTACCTCCACAAGTCAGTCTGA